From the genome of Chania multitudinisentens RB-25, one region includes:
- a CDS encoding ABC transporter ATP-binding protein gives MTEPLLTAHNLSIDFNGHKVVDNLSLTIGREKVALVGESGSGKSMTARALMGLVRKPGIVSADTLCYQRTPLLQLKPHQWNTLRGAEIAMVLQDPRYALNPVRSIGKQIEESLKLHNALSRADRHERVLNALAAVGLPESSYHSYPGQLSGGMGQRAMLAIALVNSPQLLIADEPTSALDARLRNQILDLIVEQTARRNMGLLLISHDLPLVAEHCDRVLVMYQGKLVDQGIAANLPLATHPYTRTLWACRPSATTYGQELPVLDRSIDFTRSEHGAD, from the coding sequence ATGACTGAGCCCTTATTGACAGCACATAATCTGAGCATCGACTTCAACGGCCACAAGGTGGTGGATAATCTGTCGCTGACGATTGGCCGGGAAAAAGTGGCGCTGGTTGGGGAATCGGGCTCCGGCAAATCGATGACTGCCCGCGCCTTGATGGGGCTGGTACGCAAACCCGGCATCGTCAGCGCCGATACCCTGTGTTATCAACGCACGCCCCTGTTACAACTCAAACCTCACCAATGGAATACCCTACGTGGGGCCGAGATCGCCATGGTGTTACAAGATCCACGCTACGCATTGAACCCGGTGCGCAGTATCGGTAAGCAGATCGAAGAATCCCTCAAACTGCATAACGCGCTGAGCCGTGCCGATCGCCATGAACGGGTGCTCAATGCCCTGGCCGCCGTCGGCCTGCCGGAAAGCAGCTATCACAGTTACCCCGGTCAGCTTTCCGGCGGCATGGGCCAGCGCGCCATGCTGGCGATTGCGCTGGTGAACTCCCCGCAACTGCTGATTGCCGACGAACCCACTTCGGCGCTGGATGCCCGGCTGCGTAATCAGATCCTCGACCTGATCGTTGAACAGACCGCACGGCGCAATATGGGTTTGTTGTTAATCAGCCACGATCTGCCGCTGGTGGCAGAACATTGCGATCGGGTGCTGGTGATGTATCAGGGCAAACTGGTGGATCAAGGCATCGCCGCCAATCTGCCTCTGGCAACGCACCCTTATACCCGCACGCTGTGGGCCTGCCGCCCAAGCGCCACCACCTATGGTCAGGAACTGCCGGTGCTGGATCGCAGCATCGATTTTACCCGGAGCGAACATGGCGCTGATTGA
- a CDS encoding ABC transporter permease — translation MSVAIKSTPGSLSRRRLWGLAQGLLTLTLTLFGLLLITFLLSALSPVDRVLQIVGDHASTATYEQVKQQLGLDRPLPVQFWRYLERLAHGDLGIASATGQPVLQDLLHAFPATLELATLALLIGATLGILFGVLCARFAGGKLDISVRFITLLGNSVPIFWLGLLMLLLFYARLQWSAGPGRLDDIYQYSVESKTGFALIDTWLSGDSGAVRNALAHLVLPVCLLAYYSLASITRLTRSACLSELNKEYITLARAKGAGEMRIMLCHVLPNISGTLLTVIALAYTSMLEGAVLTETVFSWPGIGRYLTTALFAGDTTAIMGGTLLIGLCFVLINNLTDLLVRSLDPRTRLR, via the coding sequence ATGTCGGTAGCAATAAAATCCACGCCGGGGAGCCTTTCCCGGCGTCGTCTTTGGGGGCTGGCGCAGGGGTTGCTGACGCTGACGTTAACCCTGTTTGGCCTATTGTTGATCACTTTTCTGCTCTCCGCGCTGTCGCCGGTGGATCGCGTGTTGCAGATCGTTGGCGATCACGCCAGCACCGCTACCTATGAACAGGTGAAACAGCAGCTTGGTTTAGATCGACCACTGCCGGTGCAATTCTGGCGCTATCTGGAGCGGCTGGCGCACGGCGATCTTGGTATCGCCAGCGCGACGGGCCAACCGGTGTTGCAGGATCTGCTGCACGCGTTCCCGGCGACCCTGGAACTGGCTACGCTCGCATTGCTGATCGGTGCCACGCTCGGCATTTTGTTCGGCGTGCTGTGCGCACGCTTTGCCGGTGGCAAACTGGATATCAGCGTGCGGTTTATCACCCTGCTGGGTAATTCAGTACCGATCTTCTGGCTGGGGCTGTTGATGCTGTTGTTGTTTTACGCCAGGTTACAGTGGAGCGCCGGGCCGGGGCGGCTGGATGATATCTACCAATACAGCGTAGAGAGCAAGACCGGCTTCGCGCTGATCGACACCTGGCTTTCCGGCGATTCCGGCGCGGTGCGTAATGCGCTGGCGCATCTGGTGCTGCCGGTTTGCCTGCTGGCGTACTATTCGCTAGCCAGCATCACCCGCCTGACGCGTTCGGCCTGCCTAAGTGAACTGAATAAAGAATACATCACGCTGGCCCGTGCCAAAGGCGCTGGCGAGATGCGCATTATGCTGTGCCACGTGCTGCCCAATATCAGCGGTACATTGCTGACGGTGATCGCTCTGGCCTACACCAGCATGCTGGAAGGCGCAGTATTGACCGAAACCGTGTTCTCCTGGCCCGGTATTGGCCGCTACCTGACCACCGCACTGTTTGCCGGTGATACCACCGCCATCATGGGTGGAACGCTGCTGATTGGCCTGTGCTTTGTGTTAATCAACAACCTTACCGATCTGCTGGTGCGCTCGCTCGACCCAAGGACGCGGCTGAGATGA
- a CDS encoding ABC transporter permease: MMIAMLKRSPSATCGSLILLALVLIALFAPWLAPVDPNWQNATNRLLPPGAGHWLGTDGYGRDVFSRLIYGTRPTLGLVLLVTVITLPLGLLIGVLSGYYGGWLERILMRFTDVVMSMPRLILAFAFVAMLGPSLINGALALALTTWPAYARQARAEIQLLRKSDYLAAAEMMGIQGPRLLWGHILPMCLPSAVVRLALDLAGIILAAAGLGFLGLGARPPMAEWGSMVAEGMQVIFDQWWIAAIPGCAILISSLAFNLLGDGLRDLLDPHHD, translated from the coding sequence ATGATGATTGCGATGCTCAAACGTTCCCCTTCCGCTACCTGCGGCTCACTGATCCTGCTGGCACTGGTACTGATCGCCCTGTTCGCTCCTTGGCTGGCCCCGGTTGACCCCAACTGGCAGAACGCCACCAACCGCTTGTTGCCACCGGGCGCAGGCCACTGGCTCGGCACCGATGGCTATGGCCGCGATGTGTTTTCCCGCCTGATCTATGGTACCCGGCCAACGCTCGGGCTGGTTTTGCTGGTCACGGTGATTACTTTACCGCTCGGCCTGCTGATCGGGGTGCTTTCCGGTTACTACGGCGGCTGGTTGGAACGCATATTGATGCGCTTTACCGATGTGGTGATGTCGATGCCACGGCTGATCCTCGCTTTTGCCTTTGTCGCCATGCTCGGGCCAAGCTTGATCAACGGCGCATTGGCGCTGGCGCTGACCACTTGGCCAGCTTACGCCCGCCAGGCGCGGGCAGAAATCCAACTGCTGCGTAAGAGTGACTATCTGGCCGCAGCCGAAATGATGGGCATTCAGGGGCCACGCCTGCTGTGGGGGCATATTCTGCCGATGTGCCTGCCTTCGGCGGTGGTGCGGCTGGCACTCGATCTGGCAGGGATTATTCTCGCCGCTGCCGGGTTAGGCTTTCTCGGTTTAGGTGCCCGGCCACCAATGGCCGAATGGGGTTCGATGGTGGCAGAAGGGATGCAGGTGATTTTCGATCAATGGTGGATCGCCGCCATCCCCGGCTGCGCGATCCTGATTAGCAGCCTGGCGTTTAACCTGCTGGGCGACGGCCTGCGCGACTTACTGGACCCGCATCATGACTGA
- a CDS encoding ABC transporter substrate-binding protein encodes MKAKVLPLFILAALSTAAFAATPPNTLVVVQSLDDIVSLDPAEANELSSIQTVPSLYQRLVQADRDNPAKVIPVLAESWQADAAAKTLTVKLRPQAVFSSGNPLTADDVMFSYQRAVKMNKSPAFILNVLGWQPDNIDTQLKKIDDHTVQLSWTADVSPAVALNILSTPIASIVDSKAVQSNLKGDDFGNAWLKMHSAGSGPFKMRVYQPHQAIVLDANPTSPGDKPLLNNIIIKNVPDPSARRLLIQQGDADVARELGPDQTAALKNQQGVKVLEIPSAEQNYLVFNSGNKANPLLNNPAFWEAARYLVDYQGITQDLLKGQYFVHQSFLPVGLPGALEGNPFSFDPAKAKAILEKAGITNASLTLDVENKPPFITIAQSLQASFAQGGVKLDLLPAAGSQVYARVRAKQHQAAIRLWIPDYFDAHSNASAFAYNDGKSSTVAGLNGWQIPELNQATLAAVAEADPAKRTALYTAMQQELQRSSPYVFIDQAKTQVVLRDNVKGYHQGLNADMVYYDRVSK; translated from the coding sequence ATGAAAGCCAAAGTCTTGCCTTTGTTCATACTCGCCGCCCTGTCCACCGCTGCTTTCGCCGCCACGCCGCCCAATACGCTGGTGGTGGTGCAGTCGCTGGATGACATTGTCAGCCTCGATCCGGCCGAAGCCAATGAGCTTTCCAGTATCCAGACCGTGCCCAGCCTGTATCAACGGCTGGTACAGGCCGATCGCGACAACCCGGCCAAAGTGATCCCGGTGCTGGCAGAAAGCTGGCAGGCTGACGCCGCTGCTAAAACCTTGACGGTAAAATTGCGCCCGCAGGCGGTTTTCTCTTCGGGTAACCCATTGACCGCCGACGATGTGATGTTCTCTTACCAGCGCGCGGTGAAAATGAACAAATCACCGGCCTTTATCCTGAACGTACTGGGCTGGCAGCCGGATAATATCGATACGCAGTTGAAGAAGATCGACGATCATACCGTGCAACTGAGCTGGACGGCGGATGTCAGCCCGGCGGTGGCCTTGAATATTCTCTCTACGCCTATCGCGTCGATTGTTGACAGCAAAGCCGTCCAATCCAACCTCAAGGGGGACGACTTCGGCAACGCCTGGCTGAAAATGCACTCCGCTGGCAGCGGCCCGTTCAAAATGCGGGTTTATCAGCCGCATCAGGCCATCGTGCTGGACGCTAACCCAACCTCACCGGGCGATAAACCGCTGCTGAACAATATCATCATCAAAAACGTGCCCGACCCCAGCGCGCGCCGTCTGTTAATCCAGCAAGGCGATGCCGATGTAGCACGCGAACTGGGCCCGGATCAAACCGCCGCGCTGAAAAACCAACAAGGCGTGAAGGTGTTGGAAATCCCCTCTGCCGAGCAAAACTATCTGGTGTTCAATAGCGGCAATAAAGCCAACCCATTATTGAATAACCCGGCATTCTGGGAAGCGGCGCGTTATCTGGTGGATTATCAGGGCATCACGCAAGACCTGCTGAAAGGGCAATATTTCGTTCATCAGAGCTTCCTGCCGGTTGGCTTGCCTGGAGCGCTGGAAGGTAACCCCTTCAGTTTTGATCCCGCCAAAGCCAAAGCGATCCTGGAGAAAGCCGGGATCACCAACGCCAGCCTGACGCTGGATGTGGAAAACAAACCGCCGTTTATCACCATTGCCCAGTCGTTGCAGGCCAGCTTTGCTCAGGGCGGAGTGAAACTCGATCTGTTACCTGCCGCGGGCAGCCAGGTGTATGCCCGCGTGCGTGCCAAACAGCATCAGGCGGCGATCCGCCTGTGGATACCGGATTACTTCGACGCCCACTCCAACGCCAGCGCTTTCGCCTATAACGATGGCAAAAGCAGCACGGTGGCCGGGCTGAACGGCTGGCAGATCCCAGAACTGAACCAAGCCACGCTGGCAGCAGTGGCAGAAGCCGATCCGGCGAAACGCACCGCGCTCTATACCGCCATGCAACAGGAATTGCAGCGCAGTTCGCCCTACGTATTCATCGATCAGGCTAAAACGCAGGTGGTATTGCGCGATAACGTAAAAGGCTACCACCAGGGCCTGAATGCAGATATGGTTTATTACGATCGCGTTAGCAAATAA